The following coding sequences lie in one Rutidosis leptorrhynchoides isolate AG116_Rl617_1_P2 chromosome 6, CSIRO_AGI_Rlap_v1, whole genome shotgun sequence genomic window:
- the LOC139851472 gene encoding two-component response regulator EHD1-like: protein MTQTLEHKTILMSEEDDDETVERALMDGAYYVFKWPLTFEDIRILKTDVIKLRVQKHNDNPNGRNKFSPIPNLAINPKVTSTSTGVVKKERLVFKEEPKVVENSNGKGRAGVIWTPELHEKFMEAVSQLGDGLCLPKFIHELMNEPGITREQVASHLQYCRNGKWKSGKQNESNVPR, encoded by the exons ATGACCCAAACCCTGGAGCACAAAACAATCT TGATGTCTGAAGAAGACGATGACGAAACTGTTGAAAGAGCATTGATGGATGGAGCTTACTATGTGTTTAAATGGCCACTCACTTTTGAAGATATAAGGATATTGAAAACCGACGTGATAAAATTGAGGGTGCAGAAGCATAACGACAACCCTAATGGTAGGAACAAGTTTAGCCCCATCCCAAATTTGGCTATTAATCCAAAGGTCACTAGTACGTCTACCGGTGTTGTGAAAAAAGAGCGTCTCGTGTTTAAAGAGGAACCAAAGGTAGTTGAAAACAGTAACGGAAAGGGCAGGGCGGGTGTCATATGGACTCCAGAATTGCATGAAAAGTTTATGGAAGCTGTGAGTCAACTTGGTGACGGAT tgtgtcttccGAAGTTTATCCATGAGCTGATGAACGAACCTGGTATCACAAGAGAACAGGTGGCTAGTCATTTGCAG TATTGCCGTAATGGTAAATGGAAGTCTGGAAAACAGAACGAGAGTAATGTTCCCCGTTGA